From Plectropomus leopardus isolate mb chromosome 17, YSFRI_Pleo_2.0, whole genome shotgun sequence, a single genomic window includes:
- the LOC121956785 gene encoding neurogenic differentiation factor 2-like has translation MLTRLFSDPSLLPDVQKYSGWPEDSEDEDPKIKDEDQDTQDGMEGSELRGGSRTHSEHAGEDEDEDEVEEEDDGEDTEGDRPKKRGPKKRKMTPARIERSRMRRVKANARERTRMHDLNSALDNLRKVVPCYSKTQKLSKIETLRLAKNYIWALSEILRSGKRPDLVSYVQTLCKGLSQPTTNLVAGCLQLNSRNFLTEQQCQDGGRYGSGSFSMHSYPYQCARLSSPHCQPGSNSHPLRTHGYCSAYDSLYGGSGSPEYNSPEYEGPLSPPLCVNGNFSLKHQGSASPDNEKGYHYSMHYSGLPGSRPTGPHNLVFGSSGARSGIHSENVLPYHDMHLHHERAPVYDELNAFFHN, from the coding sequence ATGTTGACGAGGCTTTTCAGTGACCCCTCGCTGCTTCCCGACGTGCAGAAATACTCGGGCTGGCCGGAGGACAGCGAGGACGAGGACCCCAAGATCAAAGATGAGGATCAGGACACCCAGGACGGCATGGAGGGATCCGAGCTGAGAGGAGGCAGCCGGACGCACTCCGAGCACGCTGGGGAagacgaggacgaggacgaggtGGAAGAAGAGGACGACggagaggacacagagggggACAGGCCCAAGAAAAGAGGCCCCAAGAAGCGCAAAATGACCCCGGCCCGCATCGAGCGCTCCAGGATGCGACGGGTAAAGGCCAACGCGCGGGAGCGGACCCGAATGCACGATCTGAACTCTGCGCTCGACAATCTGCGTAAAGTGGTTCCCTGCTACTCCAAAACGCAAAAACTTTCCAAAATCGAGACGCTGCGGTTGGCCAAGAACTATATCTGGGCCCTGTCAGAGATATTGCGCTCTGGAAAAAGGCCCGACCTTGTGTCCTACGTCCAGACGCTGTGCAAGGGGCTCTCCCAGCCCACGACCAACCTGGTGGCGGGATGCCTGCAGCTAAACTCCCGTAACTTCCTAACCGAGCAGCAGTGTCAGGATGGGGGGAGGTACGGCTCCGGCTCCTTCTCCATGCATTCCTACCCCTACCAGTGCGCGCGCCTCTCAAGCCCCCACTGCCAGCCGGGCTCGAACTCGCATCCGCTGAGGACGCACGGCTACTGCTCGGCTTACGACTCTCTGTATGGTGGGAGCGGGTCCCCGGAGTATAACAGCCCCGAATATGAGGGGCCCCTGAGCCCGCCCCTGTGCGTCAATGGCAACTTTTCCCTGAAGCACCAAGGCTCTGCGTCCCCCGACAACGAGAAGGGGTACCACTACTCTATGCATTACTCCGGCCTGCCTGGCTCCAGACCCACGGGGCCACACAACCTGGTGTTTGGCTCCTCGGGGGCCCGGAGCGGCATTCACTCGGAAAACGTCCTGCCTTACCACGACATGCACTTACACCACGAACGGGCCCCCGTGTATGATGAACTGAATGCgttttttcacaattaa